Proteins encoded in a region of the Prunus persica cultivar Lovell chromosome G4, Prunus_persica_NCBIv2, whole genome shotgun sequence genome:
- the LOC18778188 gene encoding cationic amino acid transporter 1 has translation MVTGIEAAGGGQGNGIRKRSCFCSKEDFLPEESFKSWGNYVHALANTKTRLTDRILARSMDHQELEQMRARSNNQMKKTLNWWDLIWFGIGAVMGAGIFVLTGQAARNDAGPAVVISYFISGVSALLSVLCYTEFSVELPVAGGSFSYLRVELGDFVAYIAAGNILFEYVVAGASVARSWTSYFATLCNHNPNDFRINVPALADNFNHLDPIAVVISIVVCIGAALSMKASSRFNSVTTIVHLVVLVFIFITGMTKANPANFTTNFLPFGFRGVLKASAVLFFAYVGFDGVATLGEEIKNPGRDIPIGLIGSMLVTITTYCVLSATLCLMQPYSQIDADASFTMAFQAAGMNWAKYIVALGAIKGMTTVLLANLIAQARYFTHIGRTHMAPAILASIHPKTGTPVNATVIMTVANCLVALFTSLDVLANLLSISTLFIFSLVSLALIVRRYYVTGETSTSDRNKLIIFLTLIVGSSIATAVYWVLSQGWIGYVVTGVIWFAATLGLQLTLKQAKKPKLWGVPLVPWLPSASIAFNVFILGSIDVPSFIRFAIWTLVLLVYYIFVALHASYDAARETDRVEAQASQASQATNMEAGTS, from the coding sequence ATGGTGACTGGCATTGAAGCTGCTGGTGGTGGACAGGGCAATGGGATCAGGAAAAGAAGTTGCTTTTGCAGCAAGGAAGATTTTTTGCCAGAGGAGTCATTCAAGAGCTGGGGAAACTATGTTCATGCACTGGCCAACACAAAAACAAGGCTCACAGACCGTATCCTGGCACGGTCCATGGACCACCAGGAGCTCGAACAAATGCGTGCACGGAGCAACAATCAGATGAAGAAAACCCTCAATTGGTGGGACCTCATTTGGTTCGGCATTGGAGCAGTCATGGGGGCAGGAATTTTCGTGCTAACTGGTCAGGCGGCTAGGAACGATGCTGGCCCTGCAGTAGTAATCTCTTATTTCATATCAGGTGTTTCTGCACTATTATCAGTGCTGTGCTACACTGAGTTCTCAGTGGAACTCCCTGTGGCTGGAGGCTCATTTTCCTATCTTAGAGTAGAACTTGGTGATTTTGTGGCCTATATTGCTGCTGGAAACATCCTTTTTGAGTATGTAGTAGCAGGTGCTAGTGTGGCAAGGTCATGGACCTCATACTTTGCTACATTGTGCAATCACAATCCCAACGATTTTCGAATCAACGTGCCAGCCCTTGCCGACAACTTCAACCATTTAGACCCGATCGCCGTCGTTATCTCCATTGTGGTTTGCATCGGTGCAGCCTTGAGCATGAAGGCCTCGTCTAGATTCAATTCGGTTACAACTATCGTCCATCTGgtggttttggttttcatcTTCATTACCGGCATGACCAAGGCCAACCCTGCTAATTTCACCACAAACTTTTTACCATTTGGCTTCCGCGGTGTCTTGAAAGCTTCAGCGGTTCTCTTCTTTGCTTATGTAGGATTTGATGGTGTGGCAACCTTGGGGGAGGAGATTAAAAACCCTGGTAGAGATATCCCGATTGGGCTGATTGGCTCAATGTTGGTTACCATAACAACTTATTGCGTCCTTTCAGCTACGTTGTGCCTGATGCAGCCATACAGCCAAATTGATGCTGATGCCTCATTCACCATGGCCTTTCAAGCTGCAGGTATGAATTGGGCAAAGTACATTGTTGCTTTGGGAGCAATTAAAGGCATGACAACAGTCCTGCTAGCCAACCTCATCGCTCAAGCTCGGTATTTCACTCACATTGGGCGCACCCACATGGCACCAGCAATCCTGGCATCCATCCACCCAAAAACTGGCACGCCTGTGAATGCCACGGTCATTATGACTGTTGCAAACTGCCTTGTTGCCCTCTTCACAAGCCTTGATGTCCTGGCAAACCTTCTTTCTATATCAACCCTGTTCATCTTTTCCCTTGTTTCCTTAGCACTGATCGTACGACGATACTACGTTACTGGTGAAACATCAACTTCTGACAGAAACAAGCTCATTATATTCTTGACATTAATCGTAGGATCATCAATTGCTACTGCTGTTTATTGGGTGCTTAGCCAGGGTTGGATTGGCTACGTCGTGACAGGCGTAATTTGGTTTGCTGCCACTTTAGGCTTGCAATTGACCCTCAAACAAGCAAAGAAACCTAAACTGTGGGGGGTGCCATTGGTTCCTTGGTTGCCATCAGCTAGCATTGCATTCAATGTTTTCATCTTGGGTTCTATTGATGTACCTTCATTCATAAGATTCGCAATTTGGACGTTGGTTTTGCTCGTCTACTATATATTCGTCGCACTGCATGCTTCATATGATGCAGCAAGGGAGACTGATAGAGTAGAAGCTCAAGCTAGTCAAGCTAGTCAAGCAACCAACATGGAGGCTGGGACTAGCTAA